From a region of the Triticum aestivum cultivar Chinese Spring chromosome 7D, IWGSC CS RefSeq v2.1, whole genome shotgun sequence genome:
- the LOC123168697 gene encoding L10-interacting MYB domain-containing protein-like, producing the protein MTEKAVWDDAHLKKLIEILREEVEKGNRPLGYLNKRGWENVLEKWEARTGKKYPKDKFKNKWDAIKNEYTWFMELKNEATGLGWDDAKRTVDCSKEWWDEHIKRCQESTGKKCNHMKFKKQGPKHLEDLHIIFDKVHVTGASASCAGDISSDESSDDNAVPFEKPDGRAEMKLASSKKPKPSKKRKQPSNANEEKEEKSPFLRLYKQTCEKIESGVEKITSSVEASSAPLTNHVPTISEVMKMVKECGVKEKTALMHTTLTLIVKPEFREIFNVLETKEGRFDFLEREHEKEMLKHV; encoded by the exons ATGACTGAGAAGGCGGTGTGGGATGATGCCCATCTCAAGAAACTCATTGAAATATTGAGAGAAGAGGTTGAAAAGGGGAATAGGCCATTAGGTTATTTAAACAAGAGGGGTTGGGAAAACGTTTTGGAGAAATGGGAAGCTAGAACGGGAAAGAAGTATCCCAAGGATAAATTCAAAAACAAGTGGGATGCCATAAAAAATGAGTACACTTGGTTCATGGAGTTGAAAAATGAAGCAACTGGGCTTGGATGGGATGATGCGAAGAGAACCGTTGATTGCTCTAAAGAATGGTGGGATGAACATATCAAG AGATGCCAAGAGAGTACAGGAAAGAAATGCAATCATATGAAGTTCAAAAAACAGGGACCAAAGCaccttgaagatttgcacatcaTATTTGACAAAGTACATGTTACTGGGGCTAGTGCTTCTTGTGCTGGAGATATATCTTCTGATGAATCAAGTGATGATAATGCGGTTCCTTTCGAGAAGCCCGATGGTCGTGCTGAAATGAAGTTGGCATCTTCGAAGaaaccaaaaccaagcaagaagcgCAAGCAACCTTCTAACGCaaatgaggagaaggaagagaagaGTCCATTCTTACGATTGTACAAGCAGACATGCGAGAAAATAGAAAGTGGAGTGGAGAAGATAACTTCAAGTGTTGAAGCATCATCCGCTCCTCTCACAAACCATGTTCCCACCATTTCAGAAGTAATGAAGATGGTCAAAGAATGTGGTGTGAAGGAAAAAACTGCTCTCATGCACACAACCCTCACTCTTATAGTGAAGCCCGAGTTTAGGGAAATCTTCAATGTTCTTGAAACAAAAGAAGGGAGGTTTGATTTTTTGGAGAGGGAGCATGAGAAGGAGATGTTGAAGCACGTGTAG
- the LOC123165930 gene encoding mitochondrial pyruvate carrier 4 produces MASKIQAFLNHPAGPKTIHFWAPTFKWGISIANIADFAKPPEKISYPQQIAVACTGVVWSRYSMVITPKNWNLFSVNVAMAGTGLYQLSRKIRQDYFSDDGKEVAAASLEG; encoded by the exons ATGGCTTCAAAGATTCAAGCCTTCTTGAACCATCCTGCTGGCCCCAAAACCA TTCATTTTTGGGCTCCAACATTTAAATGGGGGATCAGCATTGCGAACATTGCCGACTTTGCTAAGCCTCCAGAAAAGATATCCTATCCTCAGCAAATCG CGGTTGCCTGCACTGGAGTTGTCTGGTCACGCTACAGCATGGTTATCACACCG AAAAACTGGAACCTTTTCAGCGTTAACGTTGCGATGGCCGGCACAGGCCTGTACCAGCTTTCCCGTAAAATAAG GCAAGACTACTTCTCTGATGATGGAAAGGAGGTGGCTGCTGCATCACTGGAAGGGTAG
- the LOC123165931 gene encoding histidine-containing phosphotransfer protein 1-like isoform X3, with protein sequence MAAAKSNQLSTLVSNMFAAGLLDDQFRQLEMLQDEGNPDFVANVVMLFCEEGERIIGELAKELDQPCVDYGKVDTFVDQLWGSSLYVGAQRVKNTCIQFHECCQEKSKVGCLKTLDYLRNDFYDLCSMFIP encoded by the exons ATGGCGGCGGCGAAGTCGAACCAACTCAGCACCCTTGTGTCCAACATGTTCGCTGCG GGTTTGCTGGACGATCAGTTCCGGCAGCTTGAGATGCTCCAAGACGAGGGCAACCCAGACTTCGTTGCCAATGTTGTCATGCTATTCTGCGAGGAGGGTGAGCGTATCATTGGCGAGCTCGCCAAGGAATT GGACCAACCATGTGTGGACTATGGCAAGGTGGACACATTTGTGGATCAGCTCTGGGGAAGCAGTTTATA TGTTGGTGCTCAGAGAGTGAAGAACACTTGTATCCAGTTCCATGAGTGTTGTCAGGAGAAGAGCAAAGTTGG GTGCCTGAAGACACTGGATTATTTGAGAAATGATTTCTATGATTTGTGCAGCATGTTCATACCATAG
- the LOC123165931 gene encoding uncharacterized protein isoform X1 produces the protein MVAAGPRLPCLYVGNPRSGATAPLARHGRLAAVRAVDLASRACGVAGSGGSWRPAAAFAVAGARDLAPPLLPCSACGPAWSGRASLGCRFCTGGSAGGGDLVRAKSLVGHGRPRRWRRLRAPFPSLEALAPLWEPWGWVTLVGGGRRRWCGPILAWICVRCLKMDSRRWRSSFGIMVASMAEAPANVGTLICSEVGGDDTCECVGPVCAPDPGLLDDQFRQLEMLQDEGNPDFVANVVMLFCEEGERIIGELAKELDQPCVDYGKVDTFVDQLWGSSLYVGAQRVKNTCIQFHECCQEKSKVGCLKTLDYLRNDFYDLCSMFIP, from the exons atggtggcggcggggcctcggttgccctgcCTCTACGTGGGGAACCCCAGATCTGGAGCGACGGCTCCATTGGCAAGGCACGGCCGGCTAGCAGCCGTGCGCGCGGTGGATCTGGCATCCCGGGCGTGCGGGGTGGCGGGATCCGGTGGTagttggcggccggcggcggctttTGCGGTGGCCGGTGCGCGCGatctggcgcctcccctcctcccctgttcgGCGTGCGGGCCAGCCTGGTCGGGCCGCGCTTCCTTGGGTTGCCGGTTCTGTACAGGAGGCTCTGCTGGTGGCGGGgatctagttcgggcgaaatccctGGTCGGCCATGGCCGGCCGCGTCGATGGCGACGCCTGAgggcgccgttcccctccttggaggcgttg gcgccgctttgggaaccttggggctGGGTgacgcttgtgggtggtgggcgacggcggtggtgcggcccCATCCTAGCATGGATCTGCGTCCGTTGCTTGaagatggactcgcgtaggtggaggtcgtcgtttggcatcatggtggcgtcaatggcggaggCACCTGCCAATGTTGGCACCTTAATCTGCTCTGAAGTTGGCGgtgacgacacatgtgagtgcgtcggaccggtttgtgccccggacccg GGTTTGCTGGACGATCAGTTCCGGCAGCTTGAGATGCTCCAAGACGAGGGCAACCCAGACTTCGTTGCCAATGTTGTCATGCTATTCTGCGAGGAGGGTGAGCGTATCATTGGCGAGCTCGCCAAGGAATT GGACCAACCATGTGTGGACTATGGCAAGGTGGACACATTTGTGGATCAGCTCTGGGGAAGCAGTTTATA TGTTGGTGCTCAGAGAGTGAAGAACACTTGTATCCAGTTCCATGAGTGTTGTCAGGAGAAGAGCAAAGTTGG GTGCCTGAAGACACTGGATTATTTGAGAAATGATTTCTATGATTTGTGCAGCATGTTCATACCATAG
- the LOC123165931 gene encoding histidine-containing phosphotransfer protein 1-like isoform X2: MVAAGPRLPCLYVGNPRSGATAPLARHGRLAAVRAVDLASRACGVAGSGGSWRPAAAFAVAGARDLAPPLLPCSACGPAWSGRASLGCRFCTGGSAGGGDLVRAKSLVGHGRPRRWRRLRAPFPSLEALGLLDDQFRQLEMLQDEGNPDFVANVVMLFCEEGERIIGELAKELDQPCVDYGKVDTFVDQLWGSSLYVGAQRVKNTCIQFHECCQEKSKVGCLKTLDYLRNDFYDLCSMFIP, encoded by the exons atggtggcggcggggcctcggttgccctgcCTCTACGTGGGGAACCCCAGATCTGGAGCGACGGCTCCATTGGCAAGGCACGGCCGGCTAGCAGCCGTGCGCGCGGTGGATCTGGCATCCCGGGCGTGCGGGGTGGCGGGATCCGGTGGTagttggcggccggcggcggctttTGCGGTGGCCGGTGCGCGCGatctggcgcctcccctcctcccctgttcgGCGTGCGGGCCAGCCTGGTCGGGCCGCGCTTCCTTGGGTTGCCGGTTCTGTACAGGAGGCTCTGCTGGTGGCGGGgatctagttcgggcgaaatccctGGTCGGCCATGGCCGGCCGCGTCGATGGCGACGCCTGAgggcgccgttcccctccttggaggcgttg GGTTTGCTGGACGATCAGTTCCGGCAGCTTGAGATGCTCCAAGACGAGGGCAACCCAGACTTCGTTGCCAATGTTGTCATGCTATTCTGCGAGGAGGGTGAGCGTATCATTGGCGAGCTCGCCAAGGAATT GGACCAACCATGTGTGGACTATGGCAAGGTGGACACATTTGTGGATCAGCTCTGGGGAAGCAGTTTATA TGTTGGTGCTCAGAGAGTGAAGAACACTTGTATCCAGTTCCATGAGTGTTGTCAGGAGAAGAGCAAAGTTGG GTGCCTGAAGACACTGGATTATTTGAGAAATGATTTCTATGATTTGTGCAGCATGTTCATACCATAG